AAAAGATGATATTCAGGATGTAATTAACGGTTTAACTCAAAAGCAAAAATCTCTTCCCGCTCGTTATTTTTATGATAGTAAAGGCTCTCAATTATTTGAAAAAATATGTCAGTTACAAGAATATTATCCAACTCGCACCGAAGCTAGTATTCTTCAGCAATACGCCACAGAAATTGTCCATCAGACTCAAGCAGTTGAGTTAGTTGAATTAGGTAGTGGCAGCTCCACTAAAACACGCTATTTATTTGATGCTTATCAAACATTAAATATTCCTTTATACTATACCCCTGTTGATGTTAGTGACAGCATACTTAAAGTAAGTGCTAATAAATTATTAGCTGATTACCCTCAACTTAAAATAGAAGGGAAAGTAGCAACTTATAGCCAAGCATTAAAACAGCTAAAAAATAGCTTTTTAGGTAAAAGAATAATTATCTTTTTAGGTAGTAGCATTGGTAATTTTAATTCCCCAAAATGCGATCGCTTTATCAATCAAGTAACATCAGCATTAAATCCTGGAGATTATTTTTTACTCGGTATCGACTTACAAAAACCTGTCGAAATATTAGAAGCAGCCTACAATGATTCCCAAGGAGTTACCGCAGCCTTTAATCTCAATATGTTGCAACACCTCAATCATCGTTTTGCTGGCAACTTTAATCTCGATTTATTTAAACATCAAGCTATTTATAATCAAACCGAACATCAAATTGAAATGTATTTAATTAGTCAGCAAGAACAAACTGTCACTTTAGCGAATCTAAATTTAACTATTGAACTAAAAAAAACAGAAAAAATCCTGACCGAAATCTCTCGCAAATTCAACCTAGAAAAAATGGCAAAATATTTAAGCGATCGCAATTTAAATTTAATTAAAACCTACACCGATGCTCAACAATGGTTTGGTTTATTACTGGTTCAATTGCCATCCGCATAGAAATAGCCTGGTAATAATTTAGAATCGAACAATCAACTTGTATGGCGATCGCATTTTAATTTACTATGAGTTAAATAGTTAAAAACTATCAGCCCGTATAATTCTATAGGTTGAAATTTAACCCTAGACATGCAAACGATAGTAAAGCATGAGCGCGGAGGGATTTGAACCCCCGACCTATA
The sequence above is drawn from the Pleurocapsa minor HA4230-MV1 genome and encodes:
- the egtD gene encoding L-histidine N(alpha)-methyltransferase; the encoded protein is MSAFSQSAKNSQDSQATRLKIDYLLDFKAVEKDDIQDVINGLTQKQKSLPARYFYDSKGSQLFEKICQLQEYYPTRTEASILQQYATEIVHQTQAVELVELGSGSSTKTRYLFDAYQTLNIPLYYTPVDVSDSILKVSANKLLADYPQLKIEGKVATYSQALKQLKNSFLGKRIIIFLGSSIGNFNSPKCDRFINQVTSALNPGDYFLLGIDLQKPVEILEAAYNDSQGVTAAFNLNMLQHLNHRFAGNFNLDLFKHQAIYNQTEHQIEMYLISQQEQTVTLANLNLTIELKKTEKILTEISRKFNLEKMAKYLSDRNLNLIKTYTDAQQWFGLLLVQLPSA